The DNA region GTTGGAGATCAGCCACAGCCTCTTCCAGCTTTTTGAGCAGGGAGAGGCAGGCCACGGCCAGGGCCGTGGGAAACACGTCGTTGGTGGATTGGTGGCGGTTCACGTGCTCCAGTGGGTGGATCAGCGAGGAATCGCCGGGCGCACCGCCGCGCAGCTCGGCGGCGCGGTTTGCCAGAACCTCGTTGACGTTCATGTTGGTGGAGGTGCCGGCCCCGCCCTGGAACGGGTCCACCAGGATGTGCTCGTGCAACTCGCCTTCGGCCATCTCCTCGCAGGCCTGGCAGATGGCCCGACCCACATCCTGATCCAGATAGCCAAGGGCCAGATTGGCTCTGGCGCAGGCCAGCTTGACCTGCGCCAGGGCTGTTATGAACGCATCTGGCCAGCGCCGCCCGGAGATTGGGAAGTTCTCCAGGGCGCGCAGAGTGTGAATGCCGTGGTAGGCGCCCCGGGGGAGAGTGCGCTCCCCCAGGGCGTCACGCTCTGTTCGTTCATGCATGGTTCGATATCGTAGCGATCTCGGACTGCATGCGGGACTGCGTGTCCATGTCCAGCTGACGCGCCTCGCTGATGCCCACCAGCAGGGTCAACCCGCCGCCCAGGGGGTACTTCAGGGCCAGGGCGCCGCATCGGCTCGAAGCGTCCGGATTCGGCGCGGCGTATACGCATTGGGTCGTCTTTCCATCGGAAACCCAGACGCCGCCTGCATCATGGGCTTCGGCAAAGGCAGCGATCCGTTTGATGGTCGCGTTGCTCATACAGATGGCCATGGGGCAGCTCCTTCAGTGCAAGATGGTGGCGCGCGATCAGTAGTACAGGTCCCGTTCCCCGTGTTGGATACGGTCCAGCCGCCTGACGAGGGAGCCCTTGAACTTCGGATCGGGGAATGAGTCCACCTCCTGGTTCAGCAGGGCCATACCAGCGTCCCTGGTGCGCTCGGAGGCGTAGTCTTCCAGGTACTCCTTGAAGGTCAGCAAGCCGTTGGGCAGGCAAAACTTCTGGATGAAGCCCTGCTTGGCCAGCTCCATGAAGTGCTCGCCCGTGCGGCCCAGGCGGTAGCAGGCCGTGCACCAGGAGGGCACGTAGCCGTGCTCCGTGACGATGGAGTGGATGACCTCGTCCAGGGAGCGGCTGTCGCCTACGCAGAACTGTTGAACATCCGGGCGGTCGTAGTTGGGGTCCTGGTAGGCGCCGGGATAGGTGCGCGACCCGGCTGAGAGCTGGGAGACGCCAACCTCCAGCAGCTCCTTACGCAGCTCCGCCGTCTCCCGCGTGGTCAGGATCAGGCCGGTGTACGGCACGGCGATGCGCAGTACGGCCACGATCTTCTTGAACTGGTGGTCCGTAGTGGGGTGGGGCGGGTTGAAGGCCAGCTCGGAGCCGAGGGCCGGCTCGATGCGCGGGAAGGAGATGGTGTGCGGTCCCACGCCGAAGTCCTTTTCCAGCTGCAGGGCGTGGTAGAGCAGACCGAGGACCTCGTAGGTGGTGTCGAACAGGCCGAAGAGCACGCCCTGGGCCACATCATCGATGCCGGCTTCCTGTGCCCGGTGCAGGGCGTGGAGCCGCCAGAGGAAGTTGGTCTTCCGGCCGGCGTGGTGCACGTGGGCGTATGTCTTCTGGTGATAGCTTTCCTGAAAACACTGGTAGGTGCCGATGCCCACCTCGCCGAGAGTCCTGAACCCTTCCACGTCCAGAGGTGCGCAATTGATGTTCACCCGGCGGATCTCGCCGCTTTTTTCCGAGGTCACATCGTACACGGTGCGCACGGTATCGGCCATCCACTCCGCGCCCAGCTTGGGATGCTCGCCATAGACCAGAAGCAGCCGCTTGTGGCCGATATCCTCCAGGGCCTCCACCTCCTTGCGCAGCTCGTCCATGGTCAGGGTGCGGCGCTCCAGGTCCTCGTTCTTTGCGTTGAACCCGCAGTAGGCGCACTGGTTGCCGCACTCGTTGGTTACGTAGAGCGGAGCGAAGAGCACGAGGCGGTTGCCGTAGATGCCCTTCTTGATGGTCCTGGCCGTTTCGAAAATTTCCTCGTCCAGGTCCGCGTCCGTATTCTTCAGCAGCACGGCGGCTTCGTGCGGGGAGAGCCCTTTTTTCTCCAGGCCCTTTTCCAGAACATCCCGGACAAGGCCGGGCGCCGGGTTCTCGGCTCTGGCGATGTCGTCCCAGATGCGGCCTTCGTCGATGAAGTTGTGCAGCTCGCGACTCAGAATTTCGACAGTCATGAC from Oceanidesulfovibrio marinus includes:
- the hydG gene encoding [FeFe] hydrogenase H-cluster radical SAM maturase HydG, coding for MTVEILSRELHNFIDEGRIWDDIARAENPAPGLVRDVLEKGLEKKGLSPHEAAVLLKNTDADLDEEIFETARTIKKGIYGNRLVLFAPLYVTNECGNQCAYCGFNAKNEDLERRTLTMDELRKEVEALEDIGHKRLLLVYGEHPKLGAEWMADTVRTVYDVTSEKSGEIRRVNINCAPLDVEGFRTLGEVGIGTYQCFQESYHQKTYAHVHHAGRKTNFLWRLHALHRAQEAGIDDVAQGVLFGLFDTTYEVLGLLYHALQLEKDFGVGPHTISFPRIEPALGSELAFNPPHPTTDHQFKKIVAVLRIAVPYTGLILTTRETAELRKELLEVGVSQLSAGSRTYPGAYQDPNYDRPDVQQFCVGDSRSLDEVIHSIVTEHGYVPSWCTACYRLGRTGEHFMELAKQGFIQKFCLPNGLLTFKEYLEDYASERTRDAGMALLNQEVDSFPDPKFKGSLVRRLDRIQHGERDLYY